In Candidatus Promineifilum breve, one genomic interval encodes:
- a CDS encoding CAP domain-containing protein produces the protein MKRKRLVLVLGLTIVAGVLFSVGCRGREPEVGAIAAGPDANATTPTETSLPPTATRKAGPVVVQATRAATATAAPTETTAPTETAMPTIAPTTAPLPSPTEEQPPSPTVPPAPTATAEPLPSPTIAAVGTDWLQFVNLFRGEAALPLLREEPPWSLDAANHSRYMVMTGDLRHNQDPASPYFTRSGQAAAENGNIAAGYIGSDPYEWAFNYWMSAPFHAIPILDPQLAATGFAEYRDAAGVTTVAATMDVRRGLGGLPAEVEYPVMFPRDGGLTWVLRYSLPEFPEALSTCVGYRQPTGAPIILQIGSGGAVPQVTGTALYRDGEYLAHCWFDETNYNHPDAYRQKSARQILDQRDAIVIIPQQPLLPDSTYAVRVDANGQTVTWSFRTAIGAP, from the coding sequence ATGAAACGCAAGCGGCTTGTATTGGTATTGGGACTAACCATTGTTGCCGGCGTCCTGTTCTCGGTGGGCTGCCGCGGTCGCGAGCCGGAGGTCGGGGCCATCGCCGCCGGGCCGGATGCCAACGCGACAACCCCAACGGAAACATCTCTCCCGCCCACGGCCACGCGCAAAGCCGGGCCGGTCGTCGTGCAAGCGACCCGCGCGGCGACGGCCACGGCCGCGCCGACCGAGACGACCGCCCCCACCGAGACGGCCATGCCCACTATCGCGCCGACGACGGCGCCGCTGCCCTCGCCCACCGAGGAACAGCCACCCTCGCCGACCGTTCCGCCCGCCCCCACGGCCACGGCCGAACCGCTGCCCTCGCCGACCATCGCCGCCGTCGGCACCGACTGGCTGCAATTCGTCAATCTCTTTCGCGGCGAGGCCGCCCTGCCCCTGCTACGCGAGGAGCCTCCCTGGTCGCTCGACGCCGCCAACCACAGCCGTTACATGGTTATGACCGGCGACCTGCGCCACAACCAGGACCCGGCCAGCCCCTATTTCACCCGCTCCGGCCAGGCGGCGGCCGAGAACGGCAACATCGCCGCCGGCTACATTGGCTCCGACCCGTATGAATGGGCTTTTAACTACTGGATGTCGGCCCCCTTCCACGCCATTCCCATCCTCGATCCGCAACTGGCGGCGACGGGCTTCGCCGAATACCGGGACGCGGCCGGCGTCACGACCGTGGCGGCCACGATGGATGTGCGCCGTGGGTTGGGCGGGCTGCCCGCCGAAGTGGAATATCCGGTGATGTTCCCGCGCGATGGCGGCCTGACCTGGGTCTTGCGCTATTCGCTGCCCGAATTTCCCGAGGCGCTCAGCACCTGCGTCGGCTACCGGCAGCCGACCGGCGCGCCGATTATCCTGCAAATCGGCAGCGGCGGTGCGGTGCCGCAGGTCACGGGTACGGCCCTCTATCGCGATGGCGAATACCTGGCCCATTGCTGGTTCGACGAGACGAACTACAACCACCCCGACGCCTACCGCCAGAAATCGGCCCGGCAAATCCTCGATCAGCGCGACGCGATCGTGATCATCCCCCAGCAGCCGCTCCTGCCCGATTCGACCTACGCCGTGCGGGTCGATGCCAATGGGCAGACGGTTACGTGGAGCTTCCGTACGGCGATTGGCGCGCCGTAA
- a CDS encoding GAF domain-containing protein, with the protein MERHADDGPQRLPALAALRAIARSLSAAWDLDTTLDLIARKTTEVMGVESCTIYLLDTDGATLRLRASTGLSPQALGRATLQVGEGMTGLAVAENRPVFAADAQHDPHFKWLDDTEEMRFRSLLAAPLVLEDRPIGALNVQTVEPRHYTAGEIELLALISDLAAGALAKAQLYDRQRRQLDDLRTLAQVSEAITSPQYLDDILAVVTELAARTVGASACAIYLREMGDDPADSDPPLLAHPPRAELDSTPLDPVLLAEVARGGRPLYVAQLAGSGAALLAVPLSVQERVIGVLACLGPPGHAFSESQEALLTTLANQTALAIENARLVTSAAVVREMHHRIKNNLQTVAMLMQLQLPEADRLETRQVLLTNIHRIRSIAAVHEILSDQGFRLVNVKAVLERIAQTTMTGMARPDQPVRIAVRGDNLQLPSRAATAVAVVVNELIQNSLEHAFVGRAAGRIDIALARTPDALMILVRDDGVGLPDELEHNLGLEIAQALVVEDLQGELQFNRLPGGAEVCIRLPRAAEG; encoded by the coding sequence ATGGAACGACATGCCGACGACGGGCCGCAACGCCTGCCCGCCCTGGCCGCCCTGCGCGCCATCGCCCGCTCACTCAGCGCCGCCTGGGATTTGGACACCACGCTCGATCTCATCGCCCGCAAGACGACCGAGGTCATGGGGGTGGAATCCTGCACGATCTACCTGCTGGACACCGACGGCGCGACGTTGCGGCTGCGGGCTTCCACCGGCCTGTCGCCCCAGGCGCTCGGCCGGGCCACGCTGCAAGTCGGCGAGGGCATGACCGGCCTGGCCGTGGCCGAGAACCGCCCCGTCTTCGCCGCCGACGCCCAACACGACCCTCACTTCAAATGGCTGGATGACACGGAAGAGATGCGCTTTCGCTCGTTGCTGGCCGCGCCACTGGTGCTGGAAGACCGGCCCATCGGCGCGCTCAACGTGCAGACGGTCGAACCGCGCCACTACACGGCGGGCGAGATCGAACTGCTGGCCCTCATCAGCGATCTGGCCGCCGGGGCGCTGGCTAAGGCTCAACTCTACGACCGGCAACGGCGACAACTTGACGACCTGCGGACATTGGCCCAGGTGAGCGAGGCCATCACCTCGCCGCAATATCTGGACGACATTTTGGCCGTGGTCACCGAGTTGGCCGCCCGCACGGTCGGCGCGTCGGCCTGCGCCATCTATTTGCGCGAGATGGGCGACGACCCGGCCGATAGTGACCCGCCCCTGCTGGCCCACCCACCCCGCGCCGAACTGGATAGTACCCCGCTCGATCCCGTTTTGCTGGCCGAGGTGGCCCGCGGCGGCCGGCCGTTATACGTCGCGCAACTGGCCGGTTCCGGCGCGGCCCTGCTGGCCGTGCCGCTGTCCGTCCAGGAACGGGTGATCGGCGTATTGGCCTGCCTGGGGCCGCCCGGCCACGCCTTCAGCGAAAGCCAGGAGGCGCTGCTGACCACGCTGGCTAACCAGACGGCGCTGGCGATTGAGAACGCCCGGCTGGTGACCAGCGCCGCCGTCGTGCGCGAGATGCACCACCGCATCAAGAACAATCTGCAAACGGTGGCGATGCTGATGCAACTCCAGTTGCCGGAGGCCGACCGGCTGGAGACGCGCCAGGTGCTGCTAACCAACATCCACCGCATCCGCAGCATCGCCGCCGTCCACGAAATCCTGTCCGACCAGGGCTTCCGGCTGGTCAACGTGAAGGCCGTGCTGGAGCGCATCGCCCAGACGACGATGACCGGCATGGCCCGGCCCGACCAGCCGGTACGCATTGCCGTGCGCGGCGACAACCTGCAACTGCCCAGCCGCGCGGCCACGGCCGTGGCGGTGGTCGTCAACGAACTGATCCAGAACAGCCTGGAGCACGCCTTCGTCGGCCGCGCCGCCGGGCGCATCGACATCGCTCTGGCCCGCACGCCCGACGCGCTGATGATCCTGGTGCGCGACGACGGCGTGGGGCTGCCGGACGAACTGGAGCATAATCTGGGGCTGGAGATCGCCCAGGCGCTGGTGGTCGAGGACTTGCAGGGCGAGTTACAATTCAATCGGCTGCCGGGCGGGGCTGAGGTTTGTATTCGCCTGCCGCGCGCGGCCGAGGGGTAA
- a CDS encoding ANTAR domain-containing response regulator: MLILIAEDESINRLGLKSMLEELGHRVIAATNGREAIRMVERQQPDLAILDIHMPYTDGLQAARAIMADNPLPILILTAYSEQDLIERATDLPIQGYLLKPVAPEALAAAITLGVKRFAEGRAQATRAAQLEADLAARKLIDRAKGRLMQGGMSEAEAYRTIQERARRERQTLAAAAAAVLAGN; this comes from the coding sequence ATGCTGATCCTAATCGCCGAAGACGAATCGATCAACCGCCTGGGCCTCAAGTCGATGCTGGAGGAGTTGGGCCACCGCGTCATCGCCGCCACCAACGGCCGCGAGGCCATCCGCATGGTCGAGCGCCAGCAGCCCGACCTGGCGATCCTCGACATCCACATGCCCTATACCGACGGCCTACAGGCGGCGCGGGCTATCATGGCCGACAACCCGCTGCCCATCCTCATCCTGACCGCCTACAGCGAGCAAGACCTCATCGAGCGGGCCACCGACCTGCCGATTCAGGGCTATCTGCTCAAGCCGGTGGCCCCCGAGGCGCTGGCCGCGGCCATCACCTTGGGCGTCAAGCGCTTTGCCGAGGGCCGGGCGCAGGCGACGCGCGCGGCGCAACTGGAGGCCGACCTGGCCGCGCGCAAACTCATCGACCGGGCCAAGGGGCGGCTCATGCAGGGCGGTATGAGCGAGGCCGAGGCGTACCGGACGATCCAGGAGCGCGCCCGGCGCGAGCGGCAGACGTTGGCGGCGGCGGCGGCGGCCGTGTTGGCGGGCAATTGA
- a CDS encoding histidine phosphatase family protein, whose amino-acid sequence MTTRIYLIRHGETEHSAADRLSGASDIDLAAEGRRQASCLAQRLARQPIAALYSSPLRRTVETATLVGRPHGLTPILAAGLREIDYGQWEARRRRDVQAEYAATFAAWEADPLTLAPPGGETGRAVLARALPALQAIAANHPTQTIAVVSHKTTIRLVLCGLLGIDPRGYRARLDQSPACLNILDWDETQGARLILFNDVSHYESGPVAGSPEV is encoded by the coding sequence ATGACCACGCGCATTTATCTCATTCGCCACGGCGAAACGGAGCATAGCGCCGCCGATCGGCTGTCCGGGGCCAGCGACATCGATCTCGCCGCCGAGGGGCGGCGGCAAGCGAGTTGTCTGGCCCAACGGTTGGCCCGGCAGCCCATCGCCGCGCTCTACAGCAGCCCATTGCGCCGCACGGTGGAGACGGCGACCCTCGTCGGCCGGCCGCACGGGTTGACGCCCATCCTGGCGGCCGGGCTGCGCGAGATCGATTACGGCCAATGGGAGGCGCGCCGCCGCCGTGACGTTCAAGCCGAGTACGCCGCGACGTTCGCCGCCTGGGAAGCCGACCCCCTGACCCTGGCCCCGCCGGGCGGCGAGACGGGCCGCGCGGTGTTGGCGCGGGCGCTGCCGGCCCTGCAAGCGATAGCCGCGAATCACCCCACACAAACCATCGCCGTCGTCTCCCATAAGACGACCATCCGCCTGGTGCTCTGTGGCTTATTGGGCATCGATCCGCGCGGCTATCGGGCGCGGCTTGATCAGTCGCCGGCCTGCCTCAATATCCTCGATTGGGACGAAACGCAGGGGGCGCGGCTGATCCTGTTCAACGACGTGTCGCATTACGAGTCCGGGCCGGTCGCCGGTTCGCCGGAGGTTTGA
- a CDS encoding DUF402 domain-containing protein: MKPGDVIWVRVFKADGSTHRWWQAVVESADADCVITYAKAGNQVFHNPNRFRKPVFFQKYDIRSYYWPGRRYDFLEVYWPDGRLHELYADITSPVEVLADEVRFVDHELDVQMYAGKPPLIVDQDEFAEAAQEYHYTDDFMAVCNAQAEALLPLMAHWQPVGIQTSGEPATGPDS; encoded by the coding sequence ATGAAGCCGGGCGACGTCATCTGGGTGCGGGTCTTTAAGGCTGACGGCAGCACTCACCGCTGGTGGCAGGCGGTTGTCGAATCGGCCGACGCTGATTGCGTGATCACCTATGCCAAAGCCGGCAACCAGGTGTTTCACAACCCGAACCGCTTTCGCAAACCGGTCTTCTTCCAAAAATACGACATCCGCTCCTACTACTGGCCCGGCCGCCGCTATGACTTCCTGGAAGTGTATTGGCCGGACGGCCGCCTGCACGAACTGTACGCCGACATCACCAGCCCGGTCGAGGTGCTGGCCGACGAGGTGCGCTTTGTCGACCACGAGCTGGACGTGCAGATGTACGCCGGCAAACCGCCGCTCATCGTTGACCAGGACGAGTTCGCCGAGGCGGCGCAGGAATACCACTACACCGATGACTTTATGGCCGTGTGCAATGCCCAGGCCGAGGCGCTATTGCCGCTGATGGCTCATTGGCAGCCGGTGGGGATTCAAACCTCCGGCGAACCGGCGACCGGCCCGGACTCGTAA
- a CDS encoding prenyltransferase/squalene oxidase repeat-containing protein — translation MNQTDLQPAIDYVQRHGTPAERARLNHTLRGEPPPDDVRQGFERTQRGDGGWAAVWSPEYSSLDATCYQLAQLDQMGIDRRGLLIIDAVRFLVERQQLDGSWAEDPAEADNAPVWARPGDDAAGLYVTANCGFWVAVTGLVPAAAHDAALYLSFHLGEDGALPSFPHAHWLATALWQQQGMADEAGKGLAHLGRRVPELSAGNLAWLIIALRLGGVAADEATISAALERLLALRDPAGHWPSDEGANNAAHVTVEAIKALQLCGRRQ, via the coding sequence ATGAACCAAACGGATCTACAACCGGCCATCGACTACGTGCAGCGTCACGGCACACCGGCCGAGCGCGCCCGGCTCAACCACACCCTGCGTGGTGAGCCGCCACCCGACGACGTGCGCCAGGGGTTCGAGCGGACGCAGCGCGGCGATGGCGGCTGGGCGGCCGTCTGGTCGCCGGAGTACAGTTCACTCGACGCCACCTGCTATCAACTGGCCCAACTCGACCAGATGGGCATCGACCGGCGCGGCCTGTTGATCATCGACGCCGTGCGCTTCCTGGTCGAGCGGCAACAACTGGACGGCTCGTGGGCGGAAGACCCGGCCGAGGCCGACAACGCGCCGGTGTGGGCCAGGCCGGGCGATGACGCCGCCGGCCTCTACGTCACCGCCAACTGCGGCTTCTGGGTGGCCGTCACCGGCCTGGTGCCCGCGGCGGCCCACGACGCGGCCCTCTACCTCAGCTTCCATCTGGGCGAAGATGGGGCATTGCCCTCGTTCCCCCATGCCCATTGGCTGGCGACGGCCCTGTGGCAGCAGCAAGGCATGGCCGACGAGGCCGGCAAGGGGCTGGCCCATCTGGGCCGGCGTGTGCCCGAACTGTCGGCCGGGAATTTGGCCTGGCTGATCATCGCCCTGCGGCTGGGCGGCGTGGCCGCCGATGAGGCGACAATCAGCGCAGCACTGGAGCGGCTACTTGCCCTGCGCGATCCGGCCGGCCATTGGCCGTCGGACGAGGGCGCCAACAATGCCGCCCACGTGACGGTCGAGGCGATCAAGGCCCTCCAATTATGTGGGAGGCGCCAATGA
- a CDS encoding class I SAM-dependent methyltransferase — translation MVSPTDPEFAANIARFTGFADVYDAHRPRPPAALADVLCALAGVERPALVVDLGCGTGSSTRYWAERAEVVIGVEPSADMRRQAEAATEAANVTYRAGLSHETGIPDHCADIITCSQSLHWMLPEPTFAEAARVLRPNGVFAAYDYDWPPITPRWEAQAAYTRFRAGIGPLIQTHPVEDGLVSFEKEGHLERMGRSGRFRFTREFMLHHADEGSAERLVGLALSLGAVQTLLKLGLSPAEIGIDRLRDELSPLLGTATERWYWTSRVRVGIM, via the coding sequence ATGGTATCGCCAACAGATCCCGAATTCGCCGCCAATATCGCCCGGTTCACCGGCTTTGCCGACGTCTACGACGCCCACCGGCCGCGACCGCCGGCGGCCCTGGCCGACGTGTTGTGCGCGCTGGCCGGGGTGGAGCGGCCGGCGCTGGTCGTCGATCTGGGCTGCGGCACGGGATCATCCACGCGCTACTGGGCCGAGCGGGCCGAGGTTGTCATCGGCGTCGAGCCATCGGCCGACATGCGCCGTCAGGCCGAGGCGGCGACCGAAGCGGCCAACGTGACCTATCGCGCCGGGTTGTCCCACGAGACGGGCATTCCCGACCACTGCGCCGACATCATCACCTGCTCCCAATCGCTGCACTGGATGCTGCCCGAGCCGACGTTCGCCGAGGCGGCGCGGGTCCTGCGCCCCAACGGGGTGTTTGCCGCCTACGACTATGACTGGCCGCCGATCACGCCCCGTTGGGAGGCGCAGGCCGCCTATACGCGCTTCCGCGCCGGGATCGGGCCGCTCATCCAAACCCATCCGGTCGAAGATGGGCTGGTCAGTTTCGAGAAAGAGGGTCATCTGGAGCGGATGGGCCGGAGCGGCCGCTTTCGCTTCACGCGCGAGTTCATGCTCCACCACGCCGACGAGGGCAGCGCCGAGCGATTGGTGGGGCTGGCCCTCAGCCTGGGCGCGGTGCAAACGCTGCTGAAGCTGGGCCTCAGCCCGGCCGAAATCGGCATTGACCGATTGCGTGATGAACTCAGCCCGCTGCTGGGGACGGCCACCGAACGCTGGTACTGGACATCGCGGGTGCGCGTCGGCATCATGTAG